The sequence CGTTTAGGCAAAGCGCTGATAACAAAAATGCAAGGGTAAATTTATATTTTAGTCTCATTTTATCCCCATCGAAGCAAGGCCGCCAAGCATCCTTGAAGCGGTGTTTTTCTTATCGGCCTCAACTGATTTTAGCACGTCATTTACGGCACTTATTAGCAAAATTTGCATGCTCTCTTTATCTTCAAGCAAGCTATCATCTATGCTGATATCAAGTATCTCGCCGCTGCCGTTTGCTCTCACGCTCACCAGCCCGCCGCCGCTTTTTGCGCCAAATTCTTTATTTTTGCTCTCTTCTTCCATCTGCTTGGCCTGCTTTTGTACATCCTCAAGCATCTGCCCCATCTTTGAAAAGTCAAATCCCTCAAACATCGCCTACTCCTTTATGATCTCGTTTTTGTTATTTACATGCACGATGGTTGGCTTAAATTTCTTAGCCTTTTTAAATTTCATACTAGCATAAGCCACGATGATGACCACGTCGCCAATGCAGACCTTTCTAGCAGCTGCGCCGTTTAGACAAATTTCGCCTTTTTTGCCCTTTATCACGTAGGTGGCAAATCTTTCGCCGTTATTTACGTCTAAAATTTCCACTTTTTGATTTTCTATCAAATTTGCAGCCTTTATAAGCTCCTCGCCGATGCTTACCGAGCCAACATAGTTTAAATTTGCGTCTGTTACGACGGCTCTGTGGATCTTACTAGCTAAAATTTCTATATTCATTTTTACCTCTTTAAAAGCTCTTTTACTACTTCTTTGTCGCTAAATGGGTGCTTGACGCCCTTTATCTCCTGATATGGCTCGTCGCCTTTGCCAAGTATGACAAGCGCCCAGCCAGGTTCTAGCTTGCTAATGGCTAGCGCGATCGCCTCTTTGCGGTTGGCGTTTCGTATCAAATTTTCATTTTGGCTCATGCCAGCGCAAATTTCATCGATTATGCTCTCTGGCTCTTCGCTTCTTGGATTGTCACTAGTGACTATGCAAATTCTTGCGTATTTTTGGGCTATCGCTCCCATTTTAGGGCGCTTTGTCCTATCTCTGTCGCCGCCTGCACCAAAGACTGCGATCAAATTTAGATGTCTAAGCGAGTTTAGCACTTTTTCTATGCCATCTGGCGTATGGGCAAAGTCCACGATGACTAGCGGATCGATGCTTACAACCTCCATCCTGCCACTCACACCTTTAAATTTACTTATCGCCTTTGAAAGTGCGGCTGCGTCTGGACGCTCTAGCAGGCAAACTGCTCCAAGGGCTGCGATTAGGTTGTAGAGATTAAACTCGCCTTGCAAGCTTGAGTCTATCTCCACATCGCCATTTGGCGTCTTGATAACTGCGTCTATGCCGTCCTTTAGCCCATAAACTATCGGTGCAAAGCTAGCTGGCTTTTTGACCGCGTATGTGTAGGCGTTTTTTGGGTTAAATTTAACTCCGCCATCATCAATATTTATGAGCTTTACGCTCTCATCGTCAAAAAAGCTTGATTTTACCCTTGCATACTCCTCCATGCTCTTGTGGTAGTCGAGATGGTCTTGAGTTAGGTTTGTAAAAATTTTAAGGGCAAATTTTAAGCTCTCTATGCGCTTTTGAGCGATCGCGTGCGAGCTAACCTCCATCACGAAGTACTCACAGCCCTGTTCGCTGGCTGTTTTGAGGTATGAGAGCGTCTTTAAAATAGCACTTGTCGTAAGCGCCTTGTCATCTATCTGCTCGCCCTCTATAAATGCCCCTCTGGTGCCACTTAGGCCGCATTTTTTGCCTAAATTTCGCAGGGTCTCGTAGATAGCCGCAGCCGTTGTGGTCTTGCCATTTGTACCTGTGATGCCAACTATTTTTAAGCTTTCATCGATCTTTAAAAGCTTTTTGCACTCTTCAAGAGTGATTATCTTAGCGCCCTTTTTTACCGCGTGTTCTACAAATTTCGCATTTGCGGTAGTTTGCACAAAGTATACACCCTGCTCGCACTCGTTTGAGTCATCTGTTATGAAGCTATTTTCTACTGATATTTTCATCGTTTTGTCTTTTTTGTATCTCTTTAAAAAGCTGATCTATACGCTCGTCGCCGCCAAACATCACCGCCGCACTCTCAAGGTAGTTCATGCTCATATCGATGAAGTCATTTTTTATCAAATTTCCTAAAAATTCCAAAAAATCGTCTTTGTTTGAGATCATGACCTTGGTTGAGAACATGATGTTTTCAAAAACCTTTTTAAAGCTGCCGTCCTTATAAACAGCCCTTTTAAAGTCCTCGTAGCTGATCGCGTCTTGCTCTTCAAAGTACTCGCTCTCCTCGTCTCTGGACTCTAAAATTTTTAAAATTTCCTCCACGCCCTCGTCGTCTTCGCCAGCTCTTACCTTCGCCATATAGTAGTCAAACAAGAGCTTTGCCTCCTCGGCATTTTCCTCGCCAAGAGAGCAAATTTGTATCAAAAATAGCAAATTTCTCTCCTGCGTCTTTTCGTAGGCTAGTGAAAAGTAAAAGATCGCATCTTTAAATTTAGAGCGTTTGAAATATTTTATGCCTATTTTTTTATAATCTATCAATGTCAAATTCCTCGCCTATTGGGACATTTATGACTTCAAGCTCTGGATGAATGTCTATGCGAAGCTGCCTTTCGATGCCGTATTTTAGCGTGGTTGTGCTAGCTGCGCATCCGTGACAATGTCCTGTGAGTCTTACGTAAATTTTGCCGTTTTTTATGCCAAGTAGCTCCATGCCGCCGCCGTCATTTTCAAGCATAGGTAGCACCTTTTGCAAACTCGCAGTCACTGGTTTTAAAAGCTCTTCATCACTAAATGGGATCATATTTTTTCCTTAAATTTTTTAGCTATTATAGCAGATAAAGTACAAACAAACGTTTTCTAGGCTTTTGCTGGGGGCGTTTTGGCTTTAAATTTTGGTGGTTTTTTTGTGGAGAAAAGGGCAAATTTGCCCTTTAAGTTTAGTTTAGTAGAAGTGATTTTATATCGATTTTATGCTCTATCATCTTGCTCTCAAGCATAAATTCTTGCGTAGCCTCAAGCGCTTTTATATCATCAGCCGTGATCTTTGAGCTAAAGTCGTACTGAGGATACATGCTCTTTACCGCCTCTATGCTAAGCCCAGTCTCTTCAGCTGTAAATTTAAGCGCCTCGTCCTCGTTTGCTTTGATGTAGTCCAATTTCATCCTGAGCCTTTTTAAATTTCTCAACTATGTCTTTGTGCTTTTTATAAAACTTTCAAAAAGAGCTAGAAATTTATAGGTTTATTATAGGGATTTTGAGTGTACTAAATTTTACGTCATGATCATCTAGTTATTTTTTGGTTTAAAGCCGCTGTATAAATTTGCATTAGCTTCAAGCCTGTAACACCCACCAGCAGAATACCCCAAGGACCAAATTTTATGATTTTCTAACTTGTAAATTTACTACAATACAGAATAGATAAATTTAAAAACATAGAAATTTGCAAGGTTATTTTAGAAATTTGAAATACATTAAATTTAACATCTTGAATATCTAGCTTATTTTACATTTTAAAGCCACTATATAAATTTAAGCTAGCTCTGTGCCTGTCATCCCAAACACTCCAAAAGCCAAAAATTTTATAGTGTTCTAACTCGTAAATTTACTACAACCCAGAATGAATAAAAATTTAAAACAAAAACCTTTAAAAATGAAAATTTATAAAACGTAAAAAGATAATTTTAGAAAGAAAAGAGAGCCAGATAGGCTCTCTGGGGATTATTCAGCTACTAGCTCTATATAAGCCATCTCAGCCGCATCACCTCTGCGAACGCGAGTTTTGATGATTCTTGTATAGCCACCGTTGCGCTCTTTAAATTTTGGAGCTACTTCAGTAACTAGCTTATTTGTAGTCTCTTTGTCTTGCAATGAAGCAAATACTGCTCTGTGAGCGTTAGAGTCGCCCTTTCTAGCTCTTGTGATAAGCTTTTCAACATAGCTTCTAAGCTCTTTTGCTTTTGGTAAAGTTGTCTCTATCTTTTCGCTTTTGATGATAGCTATCGCTAAATTCTTAAGCAATGCAGATCTATGAGATGACGTTCTACCAAGTTTGCGATATCCGTGTTTATGTCTCATCTATTGTCCTTTTATTCTTTTGCACTCATTTGTGATTTTAGCTCGGTTATTTTCTTTCTGAGTTGCTCTTTGCTATCTTTTAACACATCGACACCAACTGGATAGCCTATCTCTTCCATAACCGCTTTTATCTCTTCAAGAGATTTTTTACCTAAATTTTTAAGCTCTTTAAGCTCATTTTCGTCCATCAACGCAAGCTCACCGATAAATCTAATATCGGCTTTATCAAGGCAGTTAAAACTTCTAGCGCTTAAATTTAGATCTTCTACACTAGAAAGTAGCTTTGAGAACTCGCCGCTTGCGCTTGAACTAGCAACTGGGGCACTAACGTCAATATCTAAAATTCCTTTAAATACTGACATTTGTTGATACATAGCTTCTAAACAATTTTTAAAAGCTTCTACTGGACCAACTTGACCATCTGTTGTTATCGTAAATACGATCTTCTCGTAGTCTGGGTCATCTTCAACCAAGACATTTTGTATCTCATAAACTGCTTTTTTAACAGGTGTAAAGAAAGCGTCTAGTGCGATATACTCGTCTTCGATCTCTTCTCTGATCTCTTCACTAGGAACATATCCGATACCTTTTTGGATGATAACTGAGAAATTTAACTCAGCATCTTCGTTGATGGTTGCAAGATATGCGTCTGGATTAACGATCTCAACTAGGTCGTTATTTAGATCAGCTCCAGTTATCTCTTTTGGTCCTTTAAAGCTATACTCTATAACTTCACGCTCGCTGCCGCTTTTTAATTTAAATCTGATCTTCTTCAAATTTATAATAAAAAATGCCACATCTTCAAGCATGCCGCGCATGCTATCAAATTCGTGACTAACGCCTTTTATCTTTACGCCGATAGGAGCAAAGCCTACCGTACTTGTGTAAAGAAGACGGCGTAGTGGGTGAGCCAAAGTAACAGCATAACCTGCTTCAAAAGGATATGCTGTAATGTTAGCGACATTTTCGCTAACACTTTTAACTTCTATTTCAGTTGGCATATAAGCTGATGTAGTAATCTTTCTCATCTTTATACCCTCTATTATTTTGAGTAAAGCTCTACTATAAATCTTTCCTCAACAGGAATGATAACCTCTTCTCTTTCTGGATTTCTAGTGAAAATTCCAAATTTTTTCTCTTTTTCTACATCTACCCAAGCAACGATGCCAGTTTGAGCTGTAAGATCGATCGAACGAACGATTTGTGGATTGTTTTTAGATTTCTCAGCAACTTCTACTTTAGAGCCTGGTTCTACTCTGTAAGATGGGATATCCACTCTCTTGCCATTTACTAAAATATGTCCGTGAGTTACAAGCTGGCGAGCAAAACGACGAGTCGTTGCAAAGCCCATTCTGTAAACAACATTGTCTAATCTCTGCTCTAGTAGTTGAACCAAAAGAGCACCAGTGTTGCCCTCTCGGCGTGCTGCTTCTTGGAACAATCTTCTAAATTGTTTCTCTGAAACGCCATACATAAATTTAGCTTTTTGCTTCTCGCGAAGTTGTAAGCCATATTCGCTTATTTTTGCTCTTCTTTGTCCATGTTGTCCTGGCGCATAAGGTCTTTTTTCTAAAGCACTTTTACCAGCAAGTCTTCTTTCGCCTTTTAACGCAAGAGACACACC is a genomic window of Campylobacter concisus containing:
- a CDS encoding YbaB/EbfC family nucleoid-associated protein, with the translated sequence MFEGFDFSKMGQMLEDVQKQAKQMEEESKNKEFGAKSGGGLVSVRANGSGEILDISIDDSLLEDKESMQILLISAVNDVLKSVEADKKNTASRMLGGLASMGIK
- the panD gene encoding aspartate 1-decarboxylase, which produces MNIEILASKIHRAVVTDANLNYVGSVSIGEELIKAANLIENQKVEILDVNNGERFATYVIKGKKGEICLNGAAARKVCIGDVVIIVAYASMKFKKAKKFKPTIVHVNNKNEIIKE
- a CDS encoding UDP-N-acetylmuramoyl-L-alanyl-D-glutamate--2,6-diaminopimelate ligase, which gives rise to MKISVENSFITDDSNECEQGVYFVQTTANAKFVEHAVKKGAKIITLEECKKLLKIDESLKIVGITGTNGKTTTAAAIYETLRNLGKKCGLSGTRGAFIEGEQIDDKALTTSAILKTLSYLKTASEQGCEYFVMEVSSHAIAQKRIESLKFALKIFTNLTQDHLDYHKSMEEYARVKSSFFDDESVKLINIDDGGVKFNPKNAYTYAVKKPASFAPIVYGLKDGIDAVIKTPNGDVEIDSSLQGEFNLYNLIAALGAVCLLERPDAAALSKAISKFKGVSGRMEVVSIDPLVIVDFAHTPDGIEKVLNSLRHLNLIAVFGAGGDRDRTKRPKMGAIAQKYARICIVTSDNPRSEEPESIIDEICAGMSQNENLIRNANRKEAIALAISKLEPGWALVILGKGDEPYQEIKGVKHPFSDKEVVKELLKR
- a CDS encoding NifU family protein; translated protein: MIPFSDEELLKPVTASLQKVLPMLENDGGGMELLGIKNGKIYVRLTGHCHGCAASTTTLKYGIERQLRIDIHPELEVINVPIGEEFDIDRL
- the rplQ gene encoding 50S ribosomal protein L17: MRHKHGYRKLGRTSSHRSALLKNLAIAIIKSEKIETTLPKAKELRSYVEKLITRARKGDSNAHRAVFASLQDKETTNKLVTEVAPKFKERNGGYTRIIKTRVRRGDAAEMAYIELVAE
- a CDS encoding DNA-directed RNA polymerase subunit alpha, giving the protein MRKITTSAYMPTEIEVKSVSENVANITAYPFEAGYAVTLAHPLRRLLYTSTVGFAPIGVKIKGVSHEFDSMRGMLEDVAFFIINLKKIRFKLKSGSEREVIEYSFKGPKEITGADLNNDLVEIVNPDAYLATINEDAELNFSVIIQKGIGYVPSEEIREEIEDEYIALDAFFTPVKKAVYEIQNVLVEDDPDYEKIVFTITTDGQVGPVEAFKNCLEAMYQQMSVFKGILDIDVSAPVASSSASGEFSKLLSSVEDLNLSARSFNCLDKADIRFIGELALMDENELKELKNLGKKSLEEIKAVMEEIGYPVGVDVLKDSKEQLRKKITELKSQMSAKE
- the rpsD gene encoding 30S ribosomal protein S4, whose translation is MARYTGPVEKLERRLGVSLALKGERRLAGKSALEKRPYAPGQHGQRRAKISEYGLQLREKQKAKFMYGVSEKQFRRLFQEAARREGNTGALLVQLLEQRLDNVVYRMGFATTRRFARQLVTHGHILVNGKRVDIPSYRVEPGSKVEVAEKSKNNPQIVRSIDLTAQTGIVAWVDVEKEKKFGIFTRNPEREEVIIPVEERFIVELYSK